The following are from one region of the Rhipicephalus microplus isolate Deutch F79 chromosome 1, USDA_Rmic, whole genome shotgun sequence genome:
- the LOC142769026 gene encoding uncharacterized protein LOC142769026, with amino-acid sequence MPRFCQMRPRLGTPPYEVLRDCTVMDSGQCLQQPCDSHASHSEDVVLSTVGDLDEDVGRLKATDTGIDDSSLPQSSNASVFNGASPSRTGFPGIQFPPWPRPCFADRPDSTCDAAYLPELDGWPDIKYQDASALHDFINGLSTLERARLQMSSQPSRRLHVGVKQDITMSETHVEHISYSDPEQYARQRDPPAVELDLEEGPDGDRHAPVVTTSGTVSTIRTLAPLITGVQALSEDIIWVKQRHLPWRPQ; translated from the exons ATGCCCCGTTTCTGCCAGATGAGGCCTCGCCTTGGAACGCCGCCATACGAA GTTCTCAGAGACTGCACTGTTATGGACTCTGGTCAATGTCTTCAGCAACCGTGTGACAGCCACGCTTCTCACTCTGAAGACGTCGTTCTGTCAACAGTCGGCGACTTAGATGAAGACGTGGGCCGTCTGAAAGCTACCGACACTGGCATCGACGACTCTAGCTTGCCTCAGTCTTCTAACGCATCTGTCTTCAACGGGGCGTCACCTTCAAGGACCGGCTTTCCTGGAATCCAGTTTCCACCCTGGCCGCGCCCATGCTTTGCGGACAGGCCCGACAGCACCTGTGACGCGGCTTACTTGCCCGAGCTCGACGGGTGGCCCGACATCAAGTACCAAGACGCATCGGCTTTACACGATTTCATCAATGGCCTGTCGACGCTAGAACGAGCTCGACTCCAGATGTCCTCGCAGCCTTCTCGTAGACTGCACGTCGGAGTGAAGCAAGACATCACTATGTCGGAAACACACGTAGAGCATATCAGCTACAGCGACCCCGAGCAGTACGCGAGGCAGAGAGACCCGCCGGCGGTCGAGCTTGATCTAGAGGAAGGCCCTGATGGCGACCGTCACGCTCCCGTGGTAACAACCTCCGGGACAGTGTCCACGATAAGGACTCTCGCGCCTCTTATCACAGGTGTCCAAGCTCTATCAGAGGATATCATCTGGGTAAAGCAGCGTCACCTCCCTTGGCGACCACAATAG